In the genome of bacterium, one region contains:
- a CDS encoding DUF4175 family protein: MDLRQDKSYQILIQKLKQMRRHLHGITILNRITLTLAVLLGIFLTGLLLDKFLPLPAGLRVVWLGLALLGAVVFLTELTLRLLIGQNDETIALLIERHYPEVSDRLISSIQLAKEGSSLYSLELIRALLKDTEERLAGLKLSQVVSKKGLARSSLTAGGLALGLMAYGLLSPLSFYASAERFLHPFKIVSSSQIQERKAAVSSPEKEALTPPVITRLQLRYEYPAYTQLPPLNGKEGEGHIETLVGTKVTFRAEADHTLKEAYLALSWGDTRPLFVKGNRITGQMIITRNGEYTLQVIDTRQQADLDPVKYQITALQDNPPQVKILEPAENISLPVEMVVPLRIEAEDDYGLTHLNLRYKINRYYRVKEEWEEEISLAAYKPPRRHPIQPYTWDLNNLGLLPEDVIIYYAVAMDSKGNKALSPRYAIRFPSMAEIYKEIADRQKKEQATLADILEEQKQIKEATEKLLEEIRRERELSVQDKENLKELSKEEEKIVQKAESVLEQMTETLDQMEENQLVSPEVMEKIQEIQDLIKKVVSEEMKEAMKRLSEAVEGIELTEQEEKLMQATFNQEEFIQRLDRTLSLLKRMALEQSMETAIKEADEILKRQEEITEQTLEGDKKELSDLAKVQEALARRTEELLKEIEQMAKEADEMEPTASEALKQAAKEAGEIPQKMQQTARDLSAGQREDARVKEQDLMQKLSQLSAGLSQAKQGMRSCQLAQLKQEIDKALGEVLNLSGRQEEVLSSLSSRPSSLKSLAAEELLLKQGVEQIRGRMEKLAKKSLMIPGQVLEGLGQASQNLSQTADHLEEGKSGSGQAKEAMYRLNQVAVNLMKTSQKCSQCQGSCDRGGGMEQLSSLGKRQQGINKGTDDLLKLFPDLTRPQGKAMAKQLAYEQSMVRQGLERLLEGRAELSKLLGRLDELGKEMENIEEDLGSGSIKPETKKRQQQVLKRLLDATKSIHQKELSEKEREAERPKEYIRRGTPGALPDELTRRPQLPREKLPSPDVSGITIPGYEELIKQYFRFLSEVGSSSH; encoded by the coding sequence ATGGACTTACGCCAAGATAAATCTTATCAAATCTTAATTCAGAAGCTAAAGCAGATGCGACGGCACCTGCATGGGATAACGATCCTTAACAGAATTACCCTCACCCTGGCCGTGCTTTTGGGCATCTTTCTAACCGGCCTTCTTCTGGATAAATTCTTGCCCCTGCCGGCAGGGCTTAGGGTGGTATGGTTGGGTTTAGCCCTCCTGGGGGCAGTGGTGTTCCTTACCGAACTAACCCTCAGACTTCTGATAGGACAAAATGACGAGACCATCGCCCTGCTTATTGAAAGACATTATCCGGAGGTCTCTGATCGGCTAATAAGCTCTATCCAGTTGGCTAAAGAAGGCTCAAGTCTCTATTCCCTTGAGCTAATTAGAGCTTTGCTCAAGGATACGGAAGAACGATTAGCCGGACTCAAGCTCTCTCAGGTAGTAAGCAAAAAGGGATTGGCTCGATCCTCTCTCACGGCTGGCGGACTGGCCTTAGGATTGATGGCCTACGGCCTCCTTTCACCCCTCTCTTTCTATGCCTCAGCCGAGCGGTTTCTCCATCCTTTTAAAATCGTATCTTCTTCTCAAATCCAGGAGAGAAAGGCGGCGGTGTCTTCTCCGGAAAAAGAAGCGCTTACCCCTCCGGTCATTACCCGACTTCAATTGAGATACGAGTATCCTGCCTATACCCAGTTGCCGCCCCTAAACGGAAAAGAAGGTGAAGGGCATATAGAGACACTTGTGGGAACTAAAGTGACCTTCCGGGCTGAGGCCGACCATACCCTTAAAGAGGCTTACCTGGCCCTTTCCTGGGGGGATACTCGTCCCCTTTTTGTGAAGGGGAATAGAATAACCGGACAAATGATAATTACTCGGAATGGAGAATACACCCTTCAGGTAATCGATACCCGGCAACAGGCTGATCTTGATCCGGTTAAATATCAGATCACCGCTTTACAGGATAATCCTCCGCAGGTTAAGATCCTCGAACCGGCAGAGAATATCTCCCTCCCGGTAGAGATGGTTGTCCCCTTGAGGATCGAGGCTGAGGATGACTATGGCCTAACCCATCTTAATTTGAGGTATAAAATAAACCGCTATTATCGAGTAAAGGAAGAATGGGAAGAGGAGATTTCTCTGGCTGCCTACAAGCCTCCCCGCCGGCACCCTATTCAACCTTATACCTGGGATCTAAATAATCTTGGGCTTCTGCCGGAGGATGTGATCATTTACTATGCGGTGGCTATGGATAGTAAGGGGAATAAGGCCCTCTCACCCAGATACGCTATCCGGTTTCCCTCTATGGCTGAAATCTATAAAGAGATTGCCGACCGACAGAAGAAGGAACAAGCTACCCTGGCCGATATCCTCGAAGAACAAAAGCAGATAAAGGAAGCTACCGAAAAGTTGCTTGAGGAGATAAGGAGGGAGAGGGAGCTTTCCGTCCAGGACAAGGAAAACCTAAAGGAGCTTTCTAAAGAGGAAGAAAAGATCGTCCAGAAGGCGGAGTCTGTGCTGGAACAGATGACCGAGACATTAGACCAAATGGAGGAGAACCAGCTTGTCTCCCCTGAGGTTATGGAAAAGATCCAGGAGATCCAGGACCTGATCAAGAAGGTGGTTAGCGAAGAAATGAAGGAGGCCATGAAGAGGCTTTCTGAGGCGGTAGAGGGGATAGAATTAACTGAGCAGGAAGAAAAACTTATGCAGGCCACCTTCAATCAGGAAGAATTTATCCAGCGACTGGATCGAACCTTGTCTTTGCTAAAACGAATGGCCCTGGAACAATCTATGGAAACGGCCATCAAAGAAGCAGATGAAATCTTAAAAAGACAGGAGGAGATCACAGAGCAGACCCTTGAGGGGGACAAGAAAGAATTGTCCGACTTAGCCAAGGTCCAGGAGGCCTTAGCCAGGCGGACCGAGGAGCTTCTTAAGGAAATAGAGCAGATGGCTAAAGAGGCCGATGAAATGGAACCTACCGCCTCTGAAGCCCTTAAACAGGCGGCGAAGGAAGCCGGCGAGATACCCCAAAAGATGCAGCAGACCGCCCGGGACCTTTCGGCTGGCCAGCGGGAAGATGCCCGGGTAAAAGAACAAGACCTGATGCAGAAATTATCTCAACTTTCGGCGGGCCTATCCCAGGCCAAACAGGGCATGCGTTCTTGTCAATTGGCCCAACTCAAGCAGGAGATAGATAAGGCCCTGGGAGAGGTGCTTAATCTTTCCGGAAGGCAGGAAGAAGTCCTCTCCTCTCTTTCCTCCCGTCCTTCATCCCTGAAGTCACTGGCTGCCGAAGAGCTTCTCCTGAAACAGGGAGTGGAACAGATCCGGGGGCGGATGGAGAAGCTGGCTAAAAAGAGCCTTATGATTCCGGGTCAGGTTCTTGAGGGGCTTGGTCAGGCCTCCCAGAACCTCAGCCAGACGGCTGATCATCTGGAAGAAGGCAAGTCTGGCTCTGGTCAGGCCAAGGAGGCCATGTATCGCTTGAACCAGGTAGCCGTTAATCTTATGAAGACCAGCCAGAAATGCTCCCAATGTCAGGGGTCGTGCGATAGGGGTGGAGGTATGGAACAGTTATCCAGTCTGGGCAAACGGCAGCAGGGAATAAATAAAGGCACTGATGATCTTTTAAAACTTTTTCCTGATCTGACCAGACCCCAGGGCAAGGCAATGGCTAAACAACTGGCCTACGAACAATCCATGGTCAGGCAAGGCCTGGAGAGACTTTTAGAAGGCCGCGCCGAACTATCCAAACTACTGGGGAGACTGGATGAACTGGGTAAGGAGATGGAAAATATAGAAGAGGATTTAGGCTCCGGAT
- a CDS encoding AAA family ATPase, translating to MSTKQLSLWSLLLPGLEKVLYDNNPWWRGEKIFGLPGMKRWAFQPALERIEKGIQNRKAPAVVLRGPRQIGKTTLLLQIIDYLLDHNVSPHRIFRLQFDELPELGRLKDVSVILELCRWFSENILKKSFNQAACDGEQAFIFLDEVQNLSDWAIQIKHLVDINPVRVLVTGSSALRIEAGRDSLAGRVTTLEMGPLFLREIGELRGFGQSQPFLPFNGLSVLKQKDFWQELRSFGEKESEFRQRAFLAFSQRGGYPVAQANADVSWEQIADQLNETVVKRVIQHDLRMGPKGKKRDEHLLEEVFRLACRYIGQSPNQAFYLNEIRLAMNANIGWQRIFAYLRFLDGSLLIRLIEPLELRLKRKRGASKLCLCDHALRAAWLQEIIPLSPEELEKQPHLCDLSGRIAESVAGYFLSNIIGLDIAHFPQRNAEPEIDFVLTIGEQRIPVEVKFRRQIDYRDTIGLRSFIEKAHYNAPFGLLITLTDAVASDDPRIISVPLSTMLLLR from the coding sequence ATGAGCACAAAGCAGCTAAGCCTTTGGAGTCTCCTCCTCCCGGGATTAGAAAAGGTTCTATATGACAATAATCCCTGGTGGCGGGGCGAAAAGATCTTTGGTCTGCCAGGGATGAAAAGATGGGCATTCCAACCTGCACTCGAGAGGATTGAAAAAGGAATTCAAAACAGGAAAGCTCCAGCAGTAGTATTACGGGGCCCAAGGCAGATTGGTAAGACCACGCTCTTGCTCCAGATCATAGACTATCTACTTGATCATAATGTCTCTCCCCACCGGATCTTTCGCCTTCAGTTTGATGAGCTGCCAGAATTAGGAAGGCTGAAGGATGTCAGCGTCATTCTTGAATTATGCAGATGGTTTTCTGAAAACATACTAAAAAAATCGTTTAATCAGGCTGCTTGTGATGGAGAACAAGCCTTCATCTTTCTTGACGAGGTCCAAAACTTATCGGACTGGGCAATTCAAATAAAGCATCTCGTTGATATCAACCCAGTTCGAGTATTAGTTACCGGAAGCTCAGCCCTACGCATTGAGGCAGGAAGGGATAGCTTAGCCGGCCGTGTTACTACCCTGGAGATGGGACCATTATTCTTACGAGAGATAGGGGAGCTAAGGGGCTTTGGACAGAGTCAGCCTTTTTTACCCTTTAATGGATTATCCGTCCTCAAACAAAAAGACTTCTGGCAGGAGCTGCGCAGCTTTGGAGAGAAGGAATCTGAATTTCGTCAGAGGGCTTTCCTTGCCTTCTCCCAAAGGGGTGGCTATCCAGTGGCTCAGGCAAATGCAGATGTGTCCTGGGAACAGATAGCAGACCAGTTAAATGAAACTGTTGTTAAGCGTGTTATTCAACATGATCTGCGTATGGGACCAAAGGGCAAAAAGAGGGATGAACACTTACTCGAAGAGGTATTCCGTCTTGCTTGCCGATATATCGGACAATCGCCTAATCAGGCTTTTTATCTAAATGAAATCCGCTTAGCTATGAACGCCAATATTGGATGGCAGCGTATCTTTGCTTACCTGAGGTTTTTAGATGGGAGTCTGTTAATTCGTCTTATTGAGCCTCTGGAACTTAGACTTAAGCGAAAGCGTGGGGCATCAAAATTATGTCTGTGTGATCATGCCCTCAGGGCTGCCTGGCTGCAGGAGATTATACCACTTTCTCCAGAAGAGCTCGAAAAGCAGCCACACCTTTGCGATCTATCAGGCAGGATTGCTGAAAGCGTGGCTGGTTACTTCTTAAGCAATATTATTGGATTGGATATTGCTCATTTTCCACAGCGCAACGCAGAGCCAGAGATAGATTTTGTCCTGACTATTGGAGAACAAAGGATCCCTGTCGAGGTTAAGTTCCGCAGGCAGATTGATTATAGGGATACAATCGGGTTAAGGTCGTTTATAGAAAAGGCACATTATAATGCACCCTTTGGTCTATTGATTACATTAACCGATGCAGTGGCAAGTGATGATCCGAGAATTATCTCCGTTCCTCTTTCAACTATGCTTCTGCTAAGATGA
- a CDS encoding metallophosphoesterase, with protein sequence MKIGLMADSHEHMEKIKEAVRVFNQEEVEMVLHAGDIISPITCRYFKDLNSKLIAVFGNNDGEKDFLRSQFTAIGAEIHQPPLELTIDGKKVLIYHSPDFLNILAESGHYDLILYGHTHKIDLRSGKTMVVNPGECSGWLSGRATIGILETEDMSVRIVDL encoded by the coding sequence ATGAAGATAGGCCTTATGGCAGATTCTCACGAGCATATGGAGAAGATCAAGGAAGCCGTCAGGGTGTTTAATCAAGAGGAAGTAGAGATGGTCCTCCATGCCGGGGATATTATCTCTCCCATCACCTGCCGGTACTTCAAAGACCTTAACTCTAAACTGATTGCCGTCTTTGGCAACAACGACGGAGAGAAGGATTTCTTAAGGTCTCAATTTACGGCTATTGGGGCTGAAATCCATCAGCCGCCCCTTGAACTCACTATTGACGGCAAGAAGGTCTTAATCTATCATAGCCCGGATTTTCTCAATATCTTAGCCGAAAGCGGCCACTACGACCTTATCCTTTACGGACACACCCACAAGATTGACTTAAGGTCCGGTAAGACAATGGTGGTTAACCCCGGCGAATGCAGCGGTTGGCTGAGTGGACGAGCCACCATAGGCATCCTCGAAACTGAGGATATGTCGGTCAGGATAGTTGATCTCTAA